From Selenomonas ruminantium AC2024, a single genomic window includes:
- a CDS encoding NAD(P)-dependent malic enzyme, giving the protein MSNVNEQALQLHKKHQGKLAVASKVPLESAEDLTLAYTPGVAAPCLAIKEDKRKAYDYTSKGNMVAVVTNGTAVLGLGNIGAQAGMPVMEGKAILFKGFAGVDAVPIVLDTQEPLEVIKAVQLMAPSFGGINLEDIKAPQCFDIERELKKTLDIPVFHDDQHGTAIVVVSALINAFKIVGKDFTTAKFVVNGAGAAGQAITRLIHSAGGRNIILCDSRGAIYKGRPNGMNPYKEDIAKITNPSHEAGPLNAVIRKADVFIGVSVAGCVTQDMVRTMAPNAIVMGMANPEPEILPHLAKKAGARIVCTGRSDFPNQVNNLLAFPGIFRGALDVQASTINEEMKMAAAKAIASLIKPEELDEDHIIASPFNPEVAPTVAAAVAKAARKTGVARNWEMTPEMVAAHTRELLKK; this is encoded by the coding sequence ATGAGCAATGTAAATGAGCAGGCTTTGCAGCTGCATAAAAAACATCAGGGCAAGCTGGCGGTGGCCAGCAAGGTGCCTTTGGAATCTGCCGAGGATTTGACTTTGGCCTATACCCCCGGCGTGGCCGCCCCCTGTCTGGCCATCAAAGAGGACAAGCGCAAGGCCTATGACTATACCAGCAAGGGCAATATGGTGGCGGTAGTCACCAACGGTACGGCTGTGCTGGGCTTAGGCAATATCGGTGCCCAGGCCGGTATGCCCGTAATGGAAGGCAAGGCCATCCTCTTTAAGGGATTTGCAGGTGTAGATGCCGTGCCTATCGTTTTGGACACGCAAGAGCCTCTGGAGGTCATCAAGGCCGTTCAGCTGATGGCACCAAGTTTTGGCGGCATCAATCTGGAGGACATCAAAGCGCCCCAGTGCTTTGATATTGAACGGGAACTGAAAAAGACTTTGGACATCCCCGTATTCCACGACGACCAACACGGTACCGCTATTGTGGTAGTTTCCGCTTTGATTAATGCTTTCAAGATTGTGGGCAAGGACTTTACCACGGCTAAATTCGTGGTCAATGGTGCCGGAGCTGCTGGACAGGCCATTACACGGCTGATTCACAGCGCGGGCGGCCGCAATATCATCCTCTGCGACTCCCGTGGGGCCATTTACAAAGGGCGTCCCAACGGCATGAATCCTTACAAGGAAGATATTGCTAAGATTACCAATCCCAGCCATGAGGCAGGCCCTCTGAACGCCGTCATCCGCAAAGCTGATGTATTTATCGGCGTATCCGTAGCAGGCTGTGTCACGCAGGATATGGTGCGTACAATGGCGCCGAATGCCATTGTCATGGGCATGGCCAACCCCGAACCGGAAATCCTACCTCATCTGGCCAAAAAAGCCGGAGCAAGAATCGTCTGCACAGGCCGCTCTGACTTCCCCAATCAGGTCAATAACCTCCTGGCCTTCCCGGGCATCTTCCGCGGCGCACTGGACGTGCAGGCCAGCACCATCAACGAGGAAATGAAGATGGCCGCCGCAAAAGCCATCGCCTCCCTGATTAAGCCGGAAGAACTGGACGAAGACCATATCATCGCCAGCCCCTTTAATCCTGAAGTAGCACCGACCGTTGCCGCAGCCGTAGCAAAGGCCGCCCGCAAAACCGGCGTAGCCCGCAATTGGGAGATGACACCGGAAATGGTTGCCGCACATACGCGGGAACTGCTAAAAAAGTAA
- a CDS encoding LCP family protein, with the protein MQTSNIPPRKAKKKRRIWPWVLMVLVFISAALAGAYYASNSLLEKPVEKKQSEELITAKDKATIMIMGVDERDDDVGRSDTLMIASIDPKTNQASLLSVPRDTRVKIKGHGFDKVNAAYAYGKEKLSQDTVENLLGVNIDHYIIINTKSFKKIIDAIGGIDIDVPKRMHYEDPWDDDGGLIIDFQPGMQHMDGAKAVTYVRYRDEEGDLGRIRRQQDFMRACMDKIVSPAIIPKLPSVIKEVMDSIQTDLTFRQLLEFAGTLKQSKENGLKTDMVPGRPLYIDGISYWIPNLNKLRMTVADTLGVSLSGKYKTKMEADIREYENSIPASASEVPASDTSIGKARPSDSSKNRRREEKADKNKRSEDKNIDREERTRNSEERGNREETSRSDRRQSAPNTDNSGDSSVPTPSAGVSKTR; encoded by the coding sequence TTGCAAACTTCCAATATTCCTCCTCGCAAGGCAAAGAAGAAACGCCGTATCTGGCCTTGGGTGCTGATGGTACTGGTGTTTATCTCCGCAGCTTTGGCTGGTGCGTACTATGCCAGCAACAGTCTGCTGGAAAAACCTGTGGAAAAGAAACAGAGTGAAGAACTGATTACCGCCAAGGATAAGGCCACCATTATGATTATGGGTGTGGATGAGCGTGACGATGATGTAGGCCGCAGCGACACGCTGATGATTGCCTCCATCGACCCCAAGACCAATCAGGCTTCGCTGCTCTCCGTGCCCCGCGATACCCGTGTAAAAATCAAAGGCCATGGCTTTGACAAGGTCAACGCTGCCTATGCCTATGGCAAGGAAAAACTCTCTCAGGACACAGTAGAAAACCTGCTGGGCGTAAATATTGACCATTACATCATCATTAATACCAAGTCATTTAAGAAAATTATTGATGCCATTGGTGGCATTGATATTGATGTGCCCAAACGCATGCACTACGAAGACCCTTGGGATGATGACGGCGGCCTTATCATTGACTTCCAGCCGGGTATGCAGCATATGGATGGCGCAAAAGCCGTAACCTATGTGCGCTACCGTGACGAAGAAGGGGATTTGGGCCGTATCCGCCGCCAGCAGGATTTTATGCGCGCCTGCATGGATAAGATTGTTTCCCCGGCCATTATTCCGAAGCTGCCTTCCGTTATCAAGGAAGTCATGGATTCCATCCAGACGGATTTGACCTTCCGCCAGCTGCTGGAATTTGCCGGTACGCTGAAACAATCCAAGGAAAACGGCCTTAAAACCGATATGGTGCCGGGCAGACCGCTCTACATCGACGGCATCAGCTATTGGATTCCGAACCTCAACAAGCTCCGTATGACGGTTGCTGACACTCTTGGCGTATCCCTCAGCGGCAAGTACAAGACCAAGATGGAAGCCGATATCCGCGAGTATGAAAACAGCATTCCGGCCAGCGCCAGCGAAGTTCCTGCCAGCGATACCTCCATTGGCAAGGCCAGACCTTCCGACAGCAGCAAGAACCGCCGCCGCGAAGAAAAAGCCGATAAGAATAAACGCAGCGAAGACAAAAATATAGACCGTGAGGAACGCACCCGCAACAGCGAAGAACGGGGCAACCGTGAAGAAACTTCCCGCTCCGACCGCCGTCAAAGTGCTCCCAACACCGATAACAGCGGAGATTCCTCCGTACCAACCCCCAGCGCAGGGGTAAGCAAAACCCGTTAA
- a CDS encoding CYTH domain-containing protein yields the protein MAKEIERKFLVKDSWQPQSAGIKIAQGYLSTVPERTVRVRIKGEKGYLTIKGKNVGVSRAEYEYEIPRQDAEEMLQLAEQPILVKTRYLEQQGAFTWEVDVFAGENQGLVVAEIELPAEDAEFSRPAWLGQEVSGDVRYYNANLIKFPFSLWKK from the coding sequence ATGGCAAAGGAAATTGAACGGAAATTTTTGGTGAAAGACAGCTGGCAGCCGCAAAGCGCAGGCATAAAAATAGCTCAGGGTTATTTGTCCACAGTGCCGGAGCGTACGGTGCGGGTGCGGATAAAGGGAGAGAAAGGGTATCTGACCATCAAGGGAAAGAATGTGGGGGTCAGCCGGGCAGAGTATGAATATGAAATCCCCCGGCAGGATGCAGAGGAAATGCTGCAGCTGGCCGAGCAGCCCATTCTCGTCAAGACCCGCTATTTGGAACAGCAGGGAGCATTCACTTGGGAAGTGGATGTTTTCGCGGGCGAAAATCAGGGACTGGTAGTGGCAGAAATCGAACTGCCGGCAGAGGATGCGGAGTTTTCGCGTCCGGCCTGGCTGGGACAGGAAGTATCCGGTGATGTCCGTTACTACAATGCAAACTTAATAAAATTCCCATTTTCCCTGTGGAAAAAGTAG
- a CDS encoding MgtC/SapB family protein: MLSEWELFLRLVLSCVLGGIIGYERQSRRKSAGLRTNVLVCLGSCLIMVMSIGLYQDVEGKTNADPARLAAQVVSGIGFLGAGAIMKEGLSVTGLTTAACLWVVAGVGLAVGAGFYTGALISTGLVFVTLGRLSRLDDWVDHEKNLSLNIHTVDRPGQLMRISRCLEDLQLRVRGVKVNAADDEMEEGGERSMYIDLEIFNKQSIKSIIIVDAVRQIDGVIRVDVV, encoded by the coding sequence ATGCTGTCGGAATGGGAGTTGTTTCTGAGGCTGGTTCTCTCCTGTGTTTTGGGCGGTATCATCGGTTATGAGCGCCAGTCCCGTAGAAAATCGGCGGGGTTGCGTACCAATGTGCTGGTATGTCTTGGTTCCTGTTTGATTATGGTCATGTCCATCGGTCTGTATCAGGATGTTGAGGGCAAGACCAATGCTGACCCGGCACGTTTGGCAGCGCAGGTGGTCAGCGGCATTGGTTTCTTGGGCGCCGGTGCCATCATGAAGGAGGGGCTGTCCGTTACAGGCCTGACTACTGCTGCCTGCCTTTGGGTGGTGGCTGGCGTTGGCTTAGCGGTAGGAGCTGGCTTTTATACTGGGGCGCTTATCAGTACCGGTTTGGTGTTTGTGACTTTGGGCAGGCTATCCCGCTTAGATGACTGGGTGGACCATGAGAAGAATCTTTCGCTCAATATCCACACAGTGGACAGGCCTGGGCAGCTTATGCGCATCAGCCGCTGTCTGGAGGATTTGCAGCTGCGGGTCAGAGGTGTAAAGGTCAATGCTGCTGATGATGAAATGGAAGAGGGCGGCGAGCGCTCGATGTATATTGATTTGGAAATTTTCAACAAGCAGAGTATCAAGAGCATCATCATTGTCGATGCTGTGCGGCAGATAGATGGTGTTATTCGGGTGGATGTTGTCTAA
- a CDS encoding cytidine deaminase: protein MNPEIVDTMVRAAMQVMDNAYVPYGKAAIGACVLASDGTFYTGCNIENAVPRLSVFAEEVAMYRAVADGKREFDAIAVIADTDEPFVPNGAVCQLLAEFNVEEIIMTNMDGVVKTAKLTDLMPYARAPLDNALRPVEED, encoded by the coding sequence ATGAATCCGGAAATCGTGGATACCATGGTGCGGGCGGCTATGCAGGTCATGGATAACGCTTATGTACCTTATGGAAAGGCAGCTATTGGCGCTTGCGTGTTGGCCAGTGATGGCACCTTTTATACAGGATGTAATATCGAAAACGCCGTCCCCCGTCTCTCCGTCTTTGCGGAGGAAGTGGCTATGTACCGGGCGGTAGCAGATGGCAAGCGGGAATTTGACGCCATTGCCGTGATTGCTGATACGGATGAGCCCTTTGTTCCCAATGGTGCTGTATGTCAGCTGTTGGCAGAGTTCAACGTGGAAGAAATCATCATGACCAATATGGACGGCGTGGTGAAGACCGCTAAGCTCACCGATTTGATGCCGTATGCCAGAGCACCGCTGGATAATGCTCTGCGCCCTGTAGAAGAAGATTAA
- a CDS encoding DUF4160 domain-containing protein codes for MLALPKVCRLGKYVIFFWSNENDEPIHVHVCEGTPHEDATKIWMDGMIRVAHNKSRIPAKDLNTIMQWLAANRETVENKWNTHFE; via the coding sequence GTGCTGGCATTGCCTAAAGTATGTCGTTTAGGAAAATATGTTATTTTCTTTTGGTCAAATGAGAATGATGAGCCCATCCATGTACATGTATGCGAAGGAACTCCCCATGAGGATGCCACAAAAATATGGATGGACGGCATGATTAGGGTGGCGCACAACAAAAGCCGCATTCCGGCAAAGGACTTAAATACAATCATGCAATGGCTGGCGGCAAATAGAGAGACCGTTGAGAATAAATGGAATACGCATTTTGAATAA
- a CDS encoding restriction endonuclease, with translation MEPILVIVVLVFLYIFHLRFKVSHLREEVKKISDEKQYELISKVNDNIRMKNEEFEDKVNGFVKKVNELQKEIKILLNKKHEDHGIRRKSLRGDLLEDAIDYIISEQKNINETYKIWIDKINNESNTKKREIEDKEREFSNKKQEILDEIESYSQKRRKIFTRRVNEIIQIIKELQDKTYLITGEKYEESSVSYVSGEGDVLEKALKELVNGQKNINDEYKKIQEKVTMQKELLSKKIIEFPFLTTVLADYDTAKEKAAIEYLTYKRQSAPKTAKIVEEIKQEKKKCLEELYAYRWELAYLHNLLPWLGEMEREPVSSPVVYNDENNKDSVANWVSPKEYKELSEIDRNQLALDRYMKRKKTKWQIGMEYERYIGYRYEKKGYKVKYFGIEEGLEDLGRDLICYRENDIHVVQCKCWSAKKEIHEKHINQLFGTTVMYYFSEINPKGSFSEFYNYIKNGHLIPVFVTTTSFSPTARKFAKSLKVLALTVPLDDYPMIKCNINRTTGEKIYHLPFDQQYDKCVIDQSEGEFYAKTVKEAEANGFRRAMRWHGN, from the coding sequence ATGGAACCCATATTAGTAATAGTAGTTTTGGTGTTTTTATATATTTTTCATTTGAGATTTAAAGTGTCACATCTAAGAGAAGAAGTAAAGAAAATAAGCGATGAGAAACAATATGAATTAATTTCTAAAGTTAATGATAATATAAGGATGAAAAATGAGGAGTTTGAAGACAAAGTCAATGGGTTTGTTAAAAAGGTAAATGAACTTCAAAAAGAAATAAAAATTTTATTGAATAAGAAACATGAGGACCATGGGATAAGAAGAAAATCATTAAGAGGGGATTTACTAGAAGATGCGATTGATTATATAATTAGCGAACAAAAAAATATAAATGAAACATACAAAATATGGATTGACAAAATAAATAATGAAAGTAATACGAAGAAAAGGGAGATAGAAGATAAGGAAAGAGAATTTAGCAATAAAAAACAAGAAATACTTGATGAGATAGAGTCTTATTCACAAAAAAGAAGAAAAATATTTACAAGACGGGTAAATGAGATCATCCAAATAATAAAAGAACTTCAAGATAAAACATATTTAATCACAGGTGAGAAATATGAAGAAAGTAGTGTGAGTTACGTATCGGGAGAAGGAGATGTATTAGAGAAAGCACTTAAAGAACTAGTGAATGGGCAGAAAAACATAAATGACGAGTATAAAAAGATACAGGAGAAAGTGACGATGCAAAAGGAGTTACTTTCGAAAAAAATTATAGAATTTCCTTTTTTAACCACTGTGCTTGCAGATTATGATACAGCAAAAGAAAAAGCTGCTATTGAATATTTAACATATAAAAGGCAATCTGCGCCTAAAACGGCAAAGATAGTAGAAGAGATAAAACAAGAAAAGAAAAAGTGTTTGGAAGAATTATATGCTTATAGATGGGAATTAGCATATCTGCATAATTTGTTACCCTGGCTTGGAGAAATGGAACGTGAGCCAGTATCTTCTCCAGTAGTATATAATGATGAGAACAACAAAGATAGCGTTGCAAATTGGGTAAGTCCTAAAGAATATAAAGAGTTATCGGAGATAGATAGAAATCAGTTAGCGCTAGACCGATATATGAAGCGTAAAAAGACAAAATGGCAAATCGGAATGGAGTATGAAAGATATATAGGATATAGATATGAGAAAAAAGGGTACAAGGTTAAATATTTTGGTATAGAGGAAGGCTTAGAAGATTTGGGGCGTGATTTGATATGTTATAGAGAAAATGATATTCATGTTGTTCAATGTAAGTGTTGGTCTGCCAAAAAAGAAATACATGAAAAACATATCAATCAATTATTTGGTACTACTGTAATGTACTATTTCTCGGAAATAAATCCTAAAGGTAGCTTTAGCGAATTCTATAACTATATAAAAAATGGTCATTTGATTCCGGTTTTTGTAACGACGACGAGTTTTTCGCCTACAGCTAGGAAGTTTGCAAAATCATTGAAGGTCTTGGCTTTGACTGTACCTTTAGATGATTACCCCATGATTAAATGTAATATTAATCGTACAACAGGAGAAAAAATTTATCATTTACCATTTGACCAGCAATACGATAAATGTGTAATAGACCAATCAGAAGGCGAATTTTATGCAAAAACTGTAAAAGAAGCAGAAGCTAATGGATTTAGAAGAGCAATGAGGTGGCACGGAAATTAG
- a CDS encoding NCS2 family permease has translation MLDRLFKLSDRETTVRTEFFAGLTTFIAMAYIVFVIPHMLTDAGVPQEASIAATILITAVSTLFMGVLVNYPVALAPGLGLAAFFSYYVCGSLHLHWTVALGAVFFSGIVFLILTCGGIMKAIIHAVPDTLKAAITVGIGLFIAFIGLKNAGVLQADPSTFVALGDVTQPAPVFAMFTLALTVILMVRGVQGAILISIGVTTLLSMALGYSPIPHGISDIISFDIPSVSGSFVQLDIAGAWDYGIISIIFTFTMVELFDNIGTLISLTRRANMVQEDGEIPGLNKALTMNAFATIGSAFVGTSTVTTYLESATGIEAGGRTGLTAVITALGFLSLLLFAPLIALVPSYATASALILIGALMISSVKDIDFSDLTDGVPAFLTIIMMPLTYSIASGFAFGFISYVVLKLTTGRYKEVKPIMLVISLAFLINLVMRS, from the coding sequence ATGCTAGACCGCCTATTTAAGCTGAGCGACCGCGAAACGACGGTACGCACAGAATTCTTTGCCGGGCTGACCACGTTCATTGCCATGGCCTATATCGTTTTTGTCATTCCCCACATGCTCACGGATGCCGGTGTGCCCCAGGAAGCATCTATCGCTGCTACGATTTTGATTACCGCTGTGTCCACCCTCTTTATGGGTGTGCTGGTCAATTACCCGGTGGCACTTGCCCCCGGACTTGGCCTTGCCGCGTTCTTTTCCTACTACGTCTGCGGCAGCCTGCACCTGCATTGGACTGTGGCCCTCGGTGCCGTGTTCTTTTCGGGCATTGTCTTTCTGATTCTGACCTGCGGCGGCATTATGAAAGCCATCATTCATGCCGTACCGGATACGCTCAAAGCGGCCATCACGGTCGGTATCGGCCTGTTTATCGCTTTTATTGGCCTCAAGAATGCCGGTGTCCTGCAAGCTGACCCGTCAACCTTTGTAGCGCTCGGTGACGTTACCCAGCCTGCCCCCGTCTTTGCCATGTTCACACTGGCGCTCACAGTCATTCTCATGGTGCGTGGCGTGCAGGGAGCTATCCTCATCAGCATCGGCGTGACCACACTGCTCTCCATGGCGCTGGGATATTCTCCCATTCCCCACGGTATCAGCGATATTATCAGCTTCGACATTCCCTCAGTGAGTGGTTCCTTCGTCCAGCTTGATATTGCAGGTGCCTGGGACTATGGGATTATCTCCATCATCTTCACCTTTACCATGGTGGAACTCTTCGATAATATCGGCACGCTCATCAGTTTGACCCGCCGGGCCAATATGGTGCAGGAAGATGGCGAAATCCCTGGCCTCAACAAGGCACTGACCATGAACGCCTTCGCCACAATTGGCAGTGCGTTTGTCGGCACCTCTACCGTAACCACTTATCTGGAAAGCGCCACGGGTATTGAAGCCGGCGGCCGCACAGGACTTACCGCCGTTATCACGGCGCTCGGCTTCCTCTCCCTGCTGCTGTTCGCCCCGCTGATTGCCTTAGTGCCCAGCTATGCGACGGCCTCTGCGCTGATTCTCATCGGTGCTTTGATGATTTCTTCCGTCAAGGACATTGACTTTTCCGACCTCACCGACGGCGTACCGGCCTTCCTGACCATCATTATGATGCCGCTGACCTACAGCATCGCCAGCGGCTTTGCCTTTGGTTTTATCAGCTATGTGGTGCTGAAGCTGACTACGGGACGGTATAAAGAAGTTAAGCCGATTATGCTGGTGATTAGTTTGGCTTTTCTTATCAATCTTGTTATGCGGTCATAA
- a CDS encoding PTS fructose transporter subunit IIABC: protein MRITDLLKNESIVLGASPADKAAAINQLADLMEAGGNLSDKEQYTKDVFAREASGTTGLGDGIATPHAKSAGVKAAGLAAMTVPAGMDFESMDGQPSRLFFMIAAPDSANDDHLAILSKLATMIMDPDFKEALIAAKSNDEFLKLIDAKEDGKFVAPAAAEAVEEAPKADHIQVLAVTACPTGIAHTFMAAESLEQHAKKRGITIKVETNGSGGAKNVLTAEEIAKADAIIVAADKNVAMARFDGKPTIITKVADGINKADELLDRALSGNAPIYHASGADAEESAADVSGESLGRQIYKHLMNGVSHMLPFVVGGGILIAMAFLFDDYSIDPSKFGSNTPLAKFFMDIGGASFGFMLPILAGFIAMSIADRPGLAVGFVGGALAGTTGSGFLGALVAGFVAGYAVNFLKKAFSCLPESLDGIKPVLLYPFFGILIIGFISMFIIAPPVGAINTWLVETLKNMDPNARIMLGIVMGGMMAIDMGGPINKAAYVTGTGLLASGEYHVMAAVMAGGMVPPLAIALCTTFFKNRFTESERKAGITNYVMGMSFITEGAIPFAAGDPLRVIPSVFIGSATAGALSMAFDCTLRAPHGGIFVVPTIGNAGMYLAAIIIGAVVGCIVLSVLKKPIKD, encoded by the coding sequence ATGCGTATCACTGACCTGCTCAAGAACGAGAGCATCGTTCTGGGCGCCTCCCCGGCTGACAAAGCTGCAGCCATTAATCAGCTGGCTGACCTCATGGAAGCTGGCGGCAACCTTTCCGACAAAGAACAGTACACCAAGGATGTATTCGCCCGCGAAGCATCCGGCACCACTGGCCTTGGCGACGGTATCGCCACTCCCCATGCCAAGAGTGCTGGTGTAAAGGCAGCAGGCCTTGCTGCTATGACGGTTCCTGCTGGTATGGATTTTGAGTCCATGGACGGCCAGCCGAGCCGCCTGTTCTTCATGATTGCTGCTCCGGACTCTGCCAATGATGACCATCTGGCAATCCTGTCCAAGCTGGCTACCATGATTATGGACCCGGACTTCAAGGAAGCTCTGATTGCTGCCAAGAGCAATGATGAATTCCTGAAACTCATCGATGCCAAAGAAGACGGCAAATTCGTTGCTCCGGCGGCTGCAGAGGCAGTAGAAGAAGCGCCGAAAGCCGACCACATTCAGGTGCTGGCTGTTACGGCCTGCCCGACGGGTATTGCCCACACCTTCATGGCTGCGGAAAGCCTCGAACAGCATGCCAAAAAGCGCGGCATCACCATCAAGGTTGAAACCAACGGCTCCGGCGGTGCTAAGAACGTACTGACCGCTGAAGAAATCGCCAAAGCTGACGCTATCATCGTCGCTGCTGATAAGAACGTCGCTATGGCCCGTTTCGATGGCAAACCGACCATCATCACCAAGGTTGCTGACGGCATCAACAAGGCTGACGAACTCCTTGACCGTGCCCTGTCCGGCAACGCTCCCATCTATCATGCTTCCGGCGCTGATGCAGAAGAATCTGCTGCTGATGTATCCGGTGAAAGCCTCGGCCGTCAGATTTACAAGCACCTCATGAACGGTGTCAGCCACATGCTGCCCTTCGTTGTTGGCGGTGGTATCCTGATTGCCATGGCCTTCCTGTTCGATGATTACTCCATCGACCCGAGCAAATTTGGTTCCAATACGCCGCTGGCTAAGTTCTTCATGGATATTGGCGGTGCTTCCTTCGGCTTCATGCTGCCGATTCTCGCCGGCTTTATCGCTATGTCCATTGCTGACCGTCCGGGCCTTGCTGTAGGTTTCGTCGGCGGTGCGCTGGCTGGTACGACGGGTTCCGGCTTCCTCGGCGCTCTCGTAGCCGGTTTCGTTGCCGGTTACGCCGTAAACTTCCTGAAGAAGGCATTCTCCTGCCTGCCGGAATCTCTGGACGGCATCAAGCCCGTTCTGCTCTATCCGTTCTTCGGTATTCTGATTATCGGTTTCATCAGCATGTTCATCATTGCTCCGCCGGTTGGTGCAATCAACACCTGGCTCGTTGAAACCCTCAAGAACATGGATCCGAACGCCCGCATTATGCTGGGTATCGTAATGGGCGGCATGATGGCTATCGACATGGGCGGCCCCATCAACAAGGCAGCTTATGTAACGGGTACTGGCCTTCTCGCTTCCGGCGAATACCATGTAATGGCTGCTGTTATGGCTGGCGGTATGGTTCCGCCTCTGGCTATCGCTCTGTGCACGACGTTCTTCAAGAACCGCTTCACCGAAAGCGAACGCAAAGCTGGTATCACCAACTATGTAATGGGTATGTCCTTCATCACCGAAGGTGCTATTCCGTTCGCCGCTGGTGACCCCCTGCGCGTGATTCCTTCCGTATTCATCGGTTCCGCTACGGCTGGTGCCCTGTCCATGGCCTTTGACTGCACCCTGCGTGCTCCCCATGGCGGTATCTTCGTAGTACCGACCATCGGCAATGCAGGTATGTACCTGGCAGCCATCATCATTGGTGCTGTAGTAGGCTGCATTGTACTGTCCGTACTGAAAAAGCCCATCAAGGACTAA
- the pfkB gene encoding 1-phosphofructokinase translates to MIYTVTFNPSLDYIVRLDNFTAGAINRVNYEQVLAGGKGINVSIVLKNMGHDNSALGFVAGFTGEEIKRQLKEFGVKSDFVQLDEGFSRINVKAKASTETEINGQGPDISEAKQAELFAQLDKLVEGDTLVLAGSIPKTLPDDIYQRIMARLDGKGIRIVVDAEKNLLLNVLQYHPFLIKPNNHELGDMFGVKLTTDEEIITYAKKLQEKGAQNVLISMAGDGAILLTAEGQSYKCPAPKGKLINSVGAGDSMVAGFITGYMESNGDFEKAFHMGVATGSASAFSENLATRPEVEALLATIA, encoded by the coding sequence ATGATTTACACCGTAACCTTCAATCCATCCCTGGATTACATCGTCCGTCTGGACAACTTCACCGCCGGTGCCATCAACCGCGTCAACTATGAGCAGGTTCTGGCTGGCGGCAAGGGCATCAACGTGTCCATCGTGCTGAAGAATATGGGCCATGACAACAGCGCCCTGGGTTTTGTCGCTGGCTTCACCGGCGAAGAAATCAAGCGCCAGCTCAAGGAATTCGGCGTCAAGAGCGATTTCGTACAGCTTGACGAAGGTTTCTCCCGTATCAACGTAAAGGCCAAAGCCAGCACGGAGACGGAAATCAACGGTCAGGGCCCGGACATCAGCGAAGCCAAGCAGGCTGAACTCTTTGCACAGCTCGACAAACTCGTAGAAGGTGACACGCTGGTACTGGCCGGTTCCATTCCCAAGACCCTGCCGGATGACATCTATCAGCGCATCATGGCCCGCCTTGACGGCAAGGGTATCCGCATCGTGGTTGACGCTGAGAAGAACCTGCTTCTCAACGTGCTCCAGTATCATCCGTTCCTCATTAAGCCCAACAATCACGAACTCGGCGATATGTTCGGCGTGAAACTCACCACGGACGAAGAAATCATCACCTATGCCAAGAAGCTGCAGGAAAAAGGCGCACAGAACGTGCTGATTTCCATGGCTGGCGACGGTGCCATCCTCTTGACGGCGGAAGGCCAGTCTTATAAGTGCCCGGCACCGAAGGGCAAGCTCATCAACTCCGTCGGCGCTGGCGACTCCATGGTAGCCGGTTTCATCACGGGTTACATGGAATCCAATGGCGACTTTGAAAAAGCCTTCCACATGGGCGTAGCTACGGGTTCTGCTTCCGCGTTCAGCGAAAATCTCGCTACCCGTCCGGAAGTTGAAGCACTGCTGGCCACCATCGCTTAA